The Actinomycetota bacterium DNA segment ATGCGGTGACCCGCGCGGCCCACGCGCTGTATTCCGCGCGCCACGCTGCGCGGGCTCTCCACCTGTATCACCAGGTCCACGGCGCCCATGTCCACGCCAAGCTCGAGGCTGCTGGTGGCCACCAGCGCCGGTATGCGCCCGGCCTTCAGGTCCTCCTCGATGATCGTGCGCTGCTCGCGGGCCAGCGAGCCGTGGTGGGCGCGCGCCACCTCCTCCTCGGCCAGCTCGTTCAGGCGCAGCGCCAGCCGCTCGGCCGATCGCCGGTTGTTCACGAAGATCAGCGTGCTGCGATGGGCCTTCACCAGCTCGAGCAGCGCCGGGTACATCGCGGGCCAGATCGACCTGCGGGTGCCGCCGCCGCCGATGACGTCGAGCAGGTCCTGCCCGCCGCCGTCCTCAGGGCCTCGCCCGGGCTCGGCCATGTCGCGCATGTCGTCCACGGGCACGATCACCTCGAGGTCCAGTTCCTTCACCCGGCCGGCATCCACGAGGCTCACCGGGCGCGGCGCGCCGTCGTCGTCCTGGCCCCCGAGGAACCGCGCGATCTCGCTGAGCGGCCGCTGCGTGGCGCTGAGCCCGATGCGCTGGATGGGTTGCTCGGCGACGTCCTCCAGCCGCTCGAGCGACAGCGCCAGGTGGCTGCCGCGCTTGGTGCCCGCCATCGCGTGGATCTCGTCAACGATCACGCCGGTCACCCCCCGCAGCATCTCCTGGCCCTTGCTGGTGAGCAGCAGGTAGAGGCTCTCGGGGGTGGTGATGAGGATGTCCGGCGGATTGCGCAGCATGCGCTGCCGCTCAGACTGCGGCGTGTCGCCGGTGCGCACGCCCACCGTGATCTCGGGCGGCTCGAGCCCCAAGCGCCGCGCCGACTCCGCGATGCCCGCGAGCGGCCCGCGAAGATTGCGCTCCACGTCGTAGTTGAGTGCCTTGAGGGGAGAGATGTAAAGGATGCGACCGGCATCGACGCCGTCATCGGTGACAGTCACCGACTCCCCCGGGTGACTGTCACCATCCAGCGCCGACGGGGCTCCGGCGAGCCGCGCCGAGGCGATCTGGTTGAGCCCCCAGAGGAACGCCGCCAGGGTCTTTCCCGATCCGGTGGGCGCCACGATAAGCGTGTGCTCGCCGCCGGCGATATGTGGCCATCCCTGCGCCTGCGGGGGAGTCGGCCCCGCGAACGCGCGCGTGAACCACTCGGCCACCGCGGGGTGGAACGGGACGAGCACATCCGGGGCGGGTGCCGTGGTCACGGGTAAACGCTATCGCCGCGACCGGGCGGATATGGCCCGAGCGGTGACAGTCACCAGGCGGCCGCGGTGACTGTCACCAGGGATCGCCTACTATCATCCCCATTCGTGGGTTCCGACGTCCTCACGCCGCCTGCGGAGACGATCCGCACCACCGGCCCGGGGGCCGGCCTTGGAAGGCCGGTCTCGGTGATCGTGATGAACGACAGCCACAACACGTTCGAGGGTGTGGCGACGATCCTGTCGCAGTTCGTCCCCGAGGTGGACTACGCCAAGGGGCTGAAGCTCGCGAATACCATCCATAACTCGGGGCAGGCCACCGTGTGGAGGGGCGATCATGAGCGCGCGGAACTCATCTGGGACCAGTTGAAGCAGGCGGGGCTGACCATGGCCCCGCTCACCGACGGATAGGGGAGACGCCGAGTGGCCGAGGAGACACGCCAACCCACCTGGTACGACCAGGCAACCGCCGCGCAGCAGGCGCAGGCCCAGGAGGTCGAGCAGGTAACGCAGAAGGCGCTGCTCAGCCGCGTGATGTTCCTCGTGGCCGTCACCTGCGGATTCACCGCCGCCGGCGCCTTCATCGCCCGAGACTTCAGCGGCGGCGCCATGATCGCCTGCTGGATCGGCGCCTTCGTGCTCATCCTGGCCAGCGGCTTCATCAAGAAGCAGAGCGGCCCGCTCGGCATGACGCTGCTGTTCGTCGTCGGGCTGCTGCTCGGCATGGCCGTGGGCCCGGCGCTGCAGGTGTACGTGTCGGTGAACGGCGCCCAGGTGCTGTGGCAGGCCGCCGGCGCCACCGCACTGTTCATCGCGGCCTTCGGCGCGTGGGGCTACGCCACCCGCCGCGACCTCGCGCCGTACGTGCGCTTCTTCTTCTGGGCGCTCATCGGCCTGATCGTGTTCGGCATCGTGATGATCTTCGTGCAGATCCCCGCGGGCTACCTGATCTGGTCGGTCCTCGGGCTGGCCATCTTCGCCTTCTGGACGGCCTTCGACTTCCAGCGCCTGCGCAAGTCGACCACCGGCAATGTGGCGGTGCCGATCGCGCTGGGGATCTTCCTCGACATCTTCAACGTCTTCCTGTTCTTCCTCCAGATCTTCGGCGGGGGCGGCAGGTAGGCGCATGACCGGCTCGGACGCCCTGCTCGACGCGCTCGTCGCGCAGGGCGTCGAGGTCATATTCGGCAATCCGGGAAGCACCGAGCTGCCGCTCATGGACGCCCTGGCGGCCCCGGGGCGACCGCGGTTCGTGCTGGGGCTCACCGAGCCGGTGGTCATGGGCATGGCCGACGGCTACGCGCAGGCGTCCGGGCGCCTCGGGGTGGCCCTGGTGCACGTGCAGCCCGGCATGGCCAATGCCATGAGCGGGGTGCTCAACGCCGCACGCGCCCGGGTTCCGCTGCTGGTGATCGTGGGCCAGCAGCTCTCGTCGATGCTCCCCGGTGCGCCCTTCCTGGGCGGGGATGTCATCGGCATGGCCCGGCCGCTCGCCCGCTATGCGGAGGAGGTCACCGACCCGGCGATGCTGGGGCCGATGCTCGCAGAGGCCGTGCGGGCCGCGTTCGGCCCGCCCGCGGGCCCGGCGGTGCTGAGCATCCCGCTCGAGGCGCAGGCGGGTGCAGCCGATCCGCTGCCGGCCTTGCCCACCGGGCCGCAGCGCCTCGACCCGCCCGATGCCGCCGACCTCGCTCGCGCGGCCGCCCTGCTCGCGGCGGCATCGTCGCCGGTGATCCTGGCGGGCGATGGCGTGGCGCACTACCACGCCCAGGCAGAACTGTCCGCCCTCGCCGCCCGGCTGGGCGCGCCGGTGATGGGCGAGCCCTTCGCGGCTCTCATGCCGCTCGACACCGACGACCCCGCCTGGGCCGGCCCAATGCCCCGCGCCGCCGCACCCATCCGCCAGGCGCTGGCGGGGCACGACGTGGTGCTGGCCGTCGGCATGCCGGTGTTCCGGCTGTTCGGCTGGAGCCCCGGGGCACCGATGCCCGATGGAACCCGGTTGATCCACGTGGACGTGGACCCGGAGGAGATCGGGCGCATGGTCGCCCCGGAGGTGGGAATCGTGGCCGAGCCGGGGGACGCCCTGCGCGCCGTGCTCGCCCTGTTGGGTGAGGCCGCCGCCGCGCGACGCGCAATGCTCTCCACGGCCCACGAGGCCGCGCGCGCCAACGCCCGTGCCGAGCTACGCGCCCGCGCCGACGGCGCAGAGGTGATCTCCCCCGCTGCGCTGTCGGCGGCCCTCGGCGAGGGGGTGGCCCTCGCCGACCTGGTGGTGGACGAGGGCATCACCTCCACCCGCGACCTGCGCGTGGCGCTTGGCGACCGCGACGTGGGCTCATGCATGTGGCATCGTGGCAGCGCGCTGGGGTGGGGTCTGCCGGCCGCAGTGGGCGCCGCCATCGCCGATCCCACGCGCCGCGTGGTGTGCGCCCAGGGCGACGGCTCGCTCATGTTCGGCGTGCACGCGCTCTGGACCGCCGCGCACGAGCGCTGCCGCCTGGCGCTCGTCGTGGCCGACAACTCGTCGTATGAGATCCTGCGCGCGGGAATGGAGGGGCTCACCGGCACCCCGCAGGGCGGGTGGCCGGGCCTTGACGTCACCGACCCGCCGCTGGACATCGCCGGCATCTGCCGCGGCTTCGGGGCCAGCGCGGAGTCGGTGACGGACCCCGCGGATCTCCCGGCGGCCGTCGGTGACATGCTCGCCCGCGCCGAGCACGGACCCGCCGTGCTGGTGGCCCGGGTGGACGGCCTCACGCCCGCCGTGGGCGGTCCGCTGCACGCCGCCCTGGCCCAGCGCGGGTCGGGGACCCAGAGTGGGTCCGTGTCCTAGGGCGGGGTGATGGCCCCGCGGGCGCTGAGCTTCGCCGCCGACCTCCCGAAGTCGGCACGCGAGAGCGCGGCGACATCGCGCACGCTGGATCCCCCGGGTGATGGCACGCCGTCGCCCGAGAGGCGCACGGGGGCGAGCGATCCCGACTCGAACCGCCCGTCGGGCGCGAGTTTCACCTTCAGCACCCCGCTCTGGCCCGCGTATGACCCCGTGCCGAACACCTTGTAGCCCAGGAAGTTTCCGAGGCTGTAGGCGATGAGCCGACCGTTGCGGAACTCCATGCCGCGCATCACATGCGGGCCGTGGCCGATGACCAGGTCGGCACCGGCATCCACCAGCCCGCGGGCCAGGCGACGGGTCTCACCGCGCGGCTCGCCAAGGTAGGTCTCGGCGCCCTGGGGCACGCTGCGATAGGCCGTGCCCTCCGCGCCGCCGTGGAAGCTGGCGATCACGATCGGCGCGATGCCCGTGGCCTTCCTCACCAGGCGCTGCGCGCCGGGGATGTCGAGCGAGTTCTGGCTCCACGCGTACGGCGCAAGGCCGACAATCGCCACCTTGGTGCCATTCGGCAGCGTCAGCACGGCGATCTCGCCGGGCCGACCGGCGTGCAGGATGCCCACCGAATCAAGGGCGCGAACCGTCGACCGGATGCCCGCCGTGCCCCAGTCGTTCGAGTGGTTGTTGGCGATGCTCATCACGGTGAAGCCGGCGTTCTTCAGGTTGCGGGAATACGGCGGCGGGCTGGCGAACGCGTAGCAGCTGCCACCGCTTCCGCTGCCGCACTTGGCGCTGGGGCCGGTGGCCAGCGCCGACTCGAGGTTGCCGAACACCACATCGCCCTTGAGCAGCGGCTTGACGCCGGTGAAGAGAGTGGAGCCCCCGGCCGGCGGCAGCCCGAACTCGGGCGTGCCCATCACGGTGTCGCCCACGGCGGCCACCGACACGCCCGATGCGCCCGGGGCCGCGCCTGCGCCTTCGGTCGTGGTCGGGGCGGTGGGGGTGGTGACGGCCACCTGCTGCGCGCCCTGGCTGCCGCCCGGCGTGTATCCGGACGCCGGCGCCGCAGTGGCCTCGGCGTTGGCCGCCGTGACCGTGGGATCGGACCCGGTGCCCGATGCCACCACCGCCACCAGCCCCACGGCGGCCACCACGCATAGCCCGGCGAGCACGCGGTTCTGCTTGGCCCGCGTGGACGTGGGGCGTCGGCGCTGCGCCGGCCTTCGGCGGGACGGGGAGGTCATCACGGCGAAATTAGCCGCCCGCGCGGGGGATCCTGCCTCCGCCGGTCGCGGTGATGGCCTCCCGGCCCTGACCTAGTCCGCCTAGTCCACATGGGGGTGGAGATGGCATGGGTGACGGTGGGAATGCACGAGGCGAAGACCCACTTCTCGCGCCTCGTGCGCCGCGCGCAGGATGGCGACGAGGTGGTGGTGGAGAACAACGGCACCCCCGTGGCGCGCATCGTCGCCTACGAGGATGCCCGGGCACGCCCGCGCGGCTTCGCGCAGGGCACGGTCTGGATGGCCGATGACTTCGACGCACCGCTGCCGGAGTTCGAGGAACTCGTCTGCGGATCCGAGGCATGAGGGTGCTGCCCGACACATCCACCTTCATCTGGTGGGCCGACGCCGGCGAGCGCCTCGGCAAGCAGGCCGTGGCGCCCATCGAGTGGCCGGGCACCGAGGCGTATGTGAGCGCGGTGTCCGGATGGGAGATCGCGATCAAGTGGAATCTCGGCAAGCTCCGCGCCGACAGCGATGTGGGCCTCTGGATGGTGAACGGCGTGTTCGAGGAACTCCCGGTCACGCTCGATCACGGCCTTGCCGCCGGTGATCTGCCACTGGTGCACCGCGACCCCTTCGACCAGCTGCTCGTAGCCCAGGCGCAGATGGAGGGTCTCACGCCGGTGACCGCGGACCGCGAGATGCAGCGCTACGAAGTGCCGCTCATCGACGCCCGGGCCTGGCGCCCGGGCCGCAGGCCAGCAGGGCACCGACGATCGCCCCCTCGACGTCGTCAGGGCTGACGCCCGGGGCGAGATCGCCGATGCCCGCGGTGCGCGCGCGCAGGTCGTCGGCTGCTTCGGCCGGTGCGCCCACGGCCCGGGCCAGGCGCGCGGCATCGAGCCGCATGGGTACGCCCACCTGGATGATGGCCCCGGCCGTGCGGCGCACCTGCGAGAGGCCGAGCACCTTGCGCTGGCCCACCACGACCTCCCATGGCGACAGCCCGCCGAAGCACATCGCGGCGGCGGCCCCGCATGGCCACTCGCGCGCCTCTGCGGGTGGCAGGGCGCGGGCTCCGGTCACGCCGAGGCCCTCCAGCGCGTGGGCCACGCCCTCGCCCACCCACCGGTAGGCCTCCACCACGTCAACGGGAAGCAGCGGGTGCCCCGCGGGCAGGATGACGTCGATGGCGATGAGGTCGTCATCCCACAGCACCGGGCCGCCGCCGGACGGGCGGAGCACCACCTCGAGCCCCTCGGCCCGCGCCGCGCCGGGGTCCACGTCGCCTCGCTGCGCCCGCCCCACCGTGATCGCCGCGGGTGACACGCGGTGCACCACGAGCACGGGTTCACGCTGGGCCGTCGGGCTCGGCTGCGCGTGGTGGGCCCCGGCGCTGCACTCGGCGTCCCCGGTCCCTCCGAGCAGCGCCTCGGACATCGCCAGCGCATCGGGCACCGGCTGGGCGTCCGGTCGCTCCACCCGCCATGCCGCGGGCGGCGCCGGCACTGCTACGAGAGGTAGGGCGCCACGCCCTCGCCCTGCTGGGCGGCGTCCATCACCATCTCGCTGATGGTGGGGTGCGCGTGGATGATCTCGCCCAGGTCGCGCATGGTGTAACCGTCGCTGATGGCCACGCCCACCTCGTGGATCATCTCCACGGCGTGGGCGCCCATGATGGTGGCGCCGAGCAGCAGGTCGGTGTCGGCGTCGGCCACCAGTTGGGCGAAGCCGTCGGGCTCGCCCTCGCCCAGCGCCTTGCCCGACCCGGCGAAGCGCGCCTGGCCGATCTTCACCTCGATGCCGGCCTCTGCCGCGGTGTCGCGGTCGAGGCCCACCGTGGCGATCTCGGGGTGGGTGTAGATGCATGACGGCACCACGGTGCGATCCATCGGCACCATGTGCGGACCGAGGATGTTCTCGACGGCGCGCGCCCCCTCTGCCGACGCCAGGTGCGCCAGCTGCAGGCCGCCGACGCAGTCGCCCACCGCCCAGATCTTCGGGTTGGCCGTGCGCAGGAACTCATCCACCTCCACGTGGCCGCGCTCGTTCACCTCCACGCCGGCATCCTCGAGGCCGATGTGGTGGGTCTGTGGCTTGCGGCCGATCGACACCAGCAGCTTCTCTGCCGAGAGCTCCGTGCCGTCGTCGAGCCGGATGCTGATGCCGTCATCCGAGTAGGAGGTGATCTCCTCCAGGCGCCGGCCCAGGTGGATCTCGGCGCCGTCGTTCTCGAGCGTCTTCTGGAACTGCTTCGCCGTGCGTGAGTCGATGCCCAGCAGGATGCGGTCGAGCATCTCGACCATGGTGATCTTCACGCCCAGCGGCTGGAACAGGCTCGCGAACTCGCAGCCGATCACCCCTGCGCCCAGCACGATCATGCTCTCGGGGACCTCGGGCATCACCAGCACGTCGTTGCTCGTGAGCACCGCCGGGTTGTCCATGTCGATGCCGGGCAGGCCCGCCGGCTCGGTGCCCACCGCCACGATGAGGTGGTCGTACTCATGCCGCGTGCCGTCCACCACCACGGCGTCGCCCTCCACCACGCCCTGGCCGCGCGCCACCGTTATGCCCTTGCGCTCGCAGGCGCCCTCCACGCCACCGCGCATGCGCAGCACGATGTCGTCCTTGCGGGCCATCATGGCGGCGAAGTCGTAGCCCACCTCGCCCACGAGGATGCCGAACTCCTTGGCCTCGCGGATCTTGCGCAGGAGGTCGCTGGCGGCCAGCAGCGCCTTGGTGGGGATGCAGCCCCAGTTGAGGCACGTTCCTCCCAGCTCGGCGCGCTCCACTAGCACCACCTGCGCGCCCATCTGCGCGGCGCGCAGCGCTGCGACGTCCCCGCCGGGCCCTCCGCCCAGCACCACCACCCGCGGCCCGTCGCTCATCCGAAGGTCATCTCCCTGCCGGCGAGGGCATCCTCGAGCACGCGTGCCTGCTCGAGCTGGTGGGTCTGCGGGTAGCCCTCGCTCACCGACGCGCGCGCCGGGCGACCGATGTACTCGAAGCTCTCGATGGGCAGCAGGCGCTCGATGCGGCGGGTCACGAACGACCAGGCGCCCATGTTGCGCGGCTCCTCCTGCACCCACTGCACGGCCTCGAGGTTCGGGTAGCTCTCGAACAGGGCGAGGATCTCCTCGCGCGGGAACGGATACAGCTGCTCGATGCGCCCGATCGCCAGCTCAGGGTGGTCCTCGCGATCGGCGTGGGCGTCGATCTCGTGGAAGATCTTGCCGGTGCACAGCAGCAGGCGGGTGACCGCGTCGGGGTCGGTCACGCGCGGATCGGCGAGCACGGGCTCGAAGCGACCCTTGGTGAGGTCGTCGAGGCTGCTGGAGGCGGCCTTCGCGCGCAGCAGGCTCTTGGGCGTGAACACCACGAGGGGCCGGATCTCATCGAGCAGGCCCTGGCGGCGCAGCAGGTGGAAGTAGTTGGCGGCCGTGGAGCAGTTGGCGATGCGCATGTTGCCCTCGGCCGCCAGGCGCAGGAAGCGCTCGGGGCGACCTGACGAGTGCTCGGGCCCGTTGCCCTCGTAGCCGTGGGGCAGCAGCAGCGTGAGGCGCGAGCGCACGCCCCACTTGGCCTCGCCGGCTGCGAGGAACTGGTCGACCATGATCTGCGCGCCGTTGGCGAAGTCGCCGTACTGCGCCTCCCAGATCACCAGCGCCTCGGGCGCCGTGGTGGAGTAGCCGTACTCGAAGCCCACGCACGCGGCCTCCGACAGCGGGCTGTTGTGCAGCTCGAACGATGCCTTGGCGCGCAGCAGGTGCTGCATGGGCACGTACACCTCGCCCTTGCCGGGCATGTACGTGGCATCGTCGAGCGTGTGGTGCAATTCGAGGTGCCGCTGGGTGAAGGTACCGCGGGCGACGTCCTGGCCGGTGAGGCGGATCGGCACGCCCTCGGTGAGCAGCGATGCGAAGGCCAGCGCCTCGGCGTGTGCCCATGTGATGCCCCCGTCCTCGGCAAGCGCCGCGCGCCGCCGGTCGAGCTGCGGCGTGAGCTTGTCGTGCACCGGGAAGCCGTCGGGCGGCAGGTGCAACTGCTCGTTGAGGCTGCGCAGGGTGGATGCGCTCACGCGGGTCTTCACCACCTGCGTCTTGGCGCGGCGGCGCTTGTCGCGCGAGCTCTCCTGGTCGGATCCCTGCTCCAGGCCCGACTGCACGCGCTTGTGGGCCGACGACATGCGCTCCTCGGCGCCCGCGACCATCGCGGCGTGGTCGTCCTCGGTGATCACCCGGTCGGCGATGAGGCGATCGGCGTAGATGCGCGCCACCGTAGGGTGGTCCTTGATGGTGCGCGCCATCACGGGCTGGGTGTAGGCGGGCTCGTCGAGCTCGTTGTGGCCCAGGCGGCGGTAGCCGATGAGGTCGATGAGCACGTCGTGGCCGAACCGCGCGCGGAACTGCACGGCCAGGTTCACGGCCGCGATGCAGGCGTCAACGTCGTCGGCGTTCACGTGCACGATGGGCATGTCGAAGCCCTTGGCCATGTCGCTGGCGTAGCGCGTGGAGCGGCTGTCCTCGGGGTCGGTGGTGAAGCCCACCTGGTTGTTGACGATCACGTGGATGGTGCCGCCCGTGGAGTAGCCCACCAGCCCCTGCAGGTTGAGGGTCTCGGCCACCACGCCCTGCCCGGGGAACGCCGCGTCGCCGTGGATGAGCAGCGCCACCGCGCGGTCGGGCTCGTGCTCGGCGATGTTGGTGGCGCGGATGGTCTGCTTGGCGCGCACGCCGCCCTCGGCAACCGCGTTGACCTGCTCGAGGTGGCTGGGGTTGGCGGCCAGCTGCACCTGCACCGAC contains these protein-coding regions:
- a CDS encoding Clp protease ClpS; the protein is MNDSHNTFEGVATILSQFVPEVDYAKGLKLANTIHNSGQATVWRGDHERAELIWDQLKQAGLTMAPLTDG
- a CDS encoding thiamine pyrophosphate-binding protein translates to MWRCRSRWGSSSTSSTSSCSSSRSSAGAAGRRMTGSDALLDALVAQGVEVIFGNPGSTELPLMDALAAPGRPRFVLGLTEPVVMGMADGYAQASGRLGVALVHVQPGMANAMSGVLNAARARVPLLVIVGQQLSSMLPGAPFLGGDVIGMARPLARYAEEVTDPAMLGPMLAEAVRAAFGPPAGPAVLSIPLEAQAGAADPLPALPTGPQRLDPPDAADLARAAALLAAASSPVILAGDGVAHYHAQAELSALAARLGAPVMGEPFAALMPLDTDDPAWAGPMPRAAAPIRQALAGHDVVLAVGMPVFRLFGWSPGAPMPDGTRLIHVDVDPEEIGRMVAPEVGIVAEPGDALRAVLALLGEAAAARRAMLSTAHEAARANARAELRARADGAEVISPAALSAALGEGVALADLVVDEGITSTRDLRVALGDRDVGSCMWHRGSALGWGLPAAVGAAIADPTRRVVCAQGDGSLMFGVHALWTAAHERCRLALVVADNSSYEILRAGMEGLTGTPQGGWPGLDVTDPPLDIAGICRGFGASAESVTDPADLPAAVGDMLARAEHGPAVLVARVDGLTPAVGGPLHAALAQRGSGTQSGSVS
- a CDS encoding CapA family protein, translating into MTSPSRRRPAQRRRPTSTRAKQNRVLAGLCVVAAVGLVAVVASGTGSDPTVTAANAEATAAPASGYTPGGSQGAQQVAVTTPTAPTTTEGAGAAPGASGVSVAAVGDTVMGTPEFGLPPAGGSTLFTGVKPLLKGDVVFGNLESALATGPSAKCGSGSGGSCYAFASPPPYSRNLKNAGFTVMSIANNHSNDWGTAGIRSTVRALDSVGILHAGRPGEIAVLTLPNGTKVAIVGLAPYAWSQNSLDIPGAQRLVRKATGIAPIVIASFHGGAEGTAYRSVPQGAETYLGEPRGETRRLARGLVDAGADLVIGHGPHVMRGMEFRNGRLIAYSLGNFLGYKVFGTGSYAGQSGVLKVKLAPDGRFESGSLAPVRLSGDGVPSPGGSSVRDVAALSRADFGRSAAKLSARGAITPP
- a CDS encoding type II toxin-antitoxin system Phd/YefM family antitoxin; the encoded protein is MAWVTVGMHEAKTHFSRLVRRAQDGDEVVVENNGTPVARIVAYEDARARPRGFAQGTVWMADDFDAPLPEFEELVCGSEA
- the lpdA gene encoding dihydrolipoyl dehydrogenase, coding for MSDGPRVVVLGGGPGGDVAALRAAQMGAQVVLVERAELGGTCLNWGCIPTKALLAASDLLRKIREAKEFGILVGEVGYDFAAMMARKDDIVLRMRGGVEGACERKGITVARGQGVVEGDAVVVDGTRHEYDHLIVAVGTEPAGLPGIDMDNPAVLTSNDVLVMPEVPESMIVLGAGVIGCEFASLFQPLGVKITMVEMLDRILLGIDSRTAKQFQKTLENDGAEIHLGRRLEEITSYSDDGISIRLDDGTELSAEKLLVSIGRKPQTHHIGLEDAGVEVNERGHVEVDEFLRTANPKIWAVGDCVGGLQLAHLASAEGARAVENILGPHMVPMDRTVVPSCIYTHPEIATVGLDRDTAAEAGIEVKIGQARFAGSGKALGEGEPDGFAQLVADADTDLLLGATIMGAHAVEMIHEVGVAISDGYTMRDLGEIIHAHPTISEMVMDAAQQGEGVAPYLS